In Thunnus thynnus chromosome 20, fThuThy2.1, whole genome shotgun sequence, a single window of DNA contains:
- the fbxo11b gene encoding F-box only protein 11 isoform X5, which produces MAIEESGPGAQNSPYQLRRKTLLPKRTAAASATASACPSKGPMEGASTSSTEAFGHRAKRARVSGKSHDLPAAPAEQYLQQKLPDEVVLKIFSYLLEQDLCQAACVCKRFSQLANDPILWKRLYMEVFEYTRPMMHPEPGRFYQVSPEEHEHPNPWKESFQQLYKGAHVKPGFAEHFYSNPGRYKGRENMLYYDTIEDALGGVQEAHFDGLIFVHSGIYTDEWIYIESPITMIGAAPGKVADKVVIENTRDSTFVFMEGSEDAYVGYMTIKFNPDDKSAQHHNAHHCLEITVNCSPNIDHCIIRSTCTVGSAVCVSGQGACPTIKHCNISDCENVGLYITDHAQGIYEDNEISNNALAGIWVKNHGNPIIRRNHIHHGRDVGVFTFDHGMGYFENCNIHRNRIAGFEVKAYANPTVVRCEIHHGQTGGIYVHEKGRGQFIENKIYANNFAGVWITSNSDPTIRGNAIFNGNQGGVYIFGDGRGLIESNDIYGNALAGIQIRTNSCPIVRHNKIHDGQHGGIYVHEKGQGVIEENEVYSNTLAGVWVTTGSTPVLRKNRIHSGKQVGVYFYDNGHGVLEDNDIYNHMYSGVQIRTGSNPKIRRNKIWGGQNGGILVYNSGLGFIEDNEIFDNAMAGVWIKTDSNPTLRRNKIHDGRDGGICIFNGGRGLLEENDIFRNAQAGVLISTNSHPILRKNRIFDGFAAGIEITNHATATLEGNQIFNNRFGGLFLASGVNVTMKDNKILNNQDAIEKAVSRGQCLYKISSYTSYPMHDFYRCHTCNTTDRNAICVNCIKKCHQGHDVEFIRHDRFFCDCGAGTLSNPCTLAGEPTHDTDTLYDSAPPIESNTLQHN; this is translated from the exons ATGGCTATTGAGGAGTCCGGCCCAGGAGCTCAAAACAGTCCCTACCAGCTTCGACGCAAGACCCTGCTTCCCAAGAGAACCGCCGCTGCCTCTGCCACCGCCTCTGCCTGCCCCAGCAAGGGCCCAATGGAG GGAGCTTCCACTTCATCAACAGAAGCCTTTGGCCATCGAGCCAAGCGGGCACGAGTGTCCGGTAAGAGCCACGACCTGCCAG CAGCCCCAGCAGAGCAATATCTGCAACAGAAGCTTCCAGATGAGGTTGTTTTGAAGATCTTCTCCTACTTACTGGAGCAGGACCTTTGTCAGGCAGCTTGTGTTTGCAAGAGATTCAGCCAGCTAGCCAACGACCCTATCCTCTG GAAGCGTCTATACATGGAAGTGTTTGAGTACACGCGTCCCATGATGCACCCTGAGCCGGGCAGGTTCTACCAAGTCAGCCCAGAGGAGCATGAACACCCAAACCCCTGGAAGGAGAGCTTTCAACAGCTG TACAAAGGTGCCCATGTAAAACCAGGCTTTGCCgaacatttttacagtaaccCCGGCAGATACAAAGGCAGGGAGAATATGCTG TATTATGACACCATTGAAGATGCGCTGGGTGGGGTGCAAGAAGCCCACTTTGACGGTCTAATCTTTGTCCACTCTGGCATCTATACTGACGAGTGGATTTATATAGAGTCCCCCATCACCATGATTGGTGCAG CTCCTGGTAAAGTAGCTGATAAGGTGGTGATTGAGAATACTAGAGACTCAACATTTGTCTTCATGGAGGGCTCAGAGGACGCCTACGTGGGATACATGACCATCAAG TTTAATCCTGATGATAAGTCAGCACAGCACCATAACGCCCACCACTGTCTGGAGATCACAGTCAACTGCAGCCCGAACATCGACCACTGCATCATCCGCTCCACAtgcacag tgggttcagctgtgtgtgtgagcggcCAGGGAGCGTGCCCAACCATCAAACACTGCAACATCAGCGACTGTGAGAACGTAGGACTGTACATTACAGACCATGCACAg GGCATTTATGAAGACAATGAAATCAGCAACAACGCGCTAGCGGGAATTTGGGTGAAAAACCACGGCAACCCCATCATTAGACGTAACCACATCCACCACGGGCGAGATGTCGGAGTATTCACTTTCGATCACGGCATG ggttACTTTGAAAATTGTAACATCCATAGAAACCGTATAGCAGGTTTTGAGGTGAAGGCCTACGCCAACCCCACAGTGGTGCGTTGTGAGATCCACCACGGCCAGACGGGAGGCATCTACGTCCACGAGAAGGGGCGGGGGCAGTTTATAGAGAACAAAATCTATGCCAATAACTTCGCCGGCGTGTGGATCACATCCAACAGTGACCCGACGATACG GGGAAACGCTATATTCAACGGTAACCAAGGAGGGGTGTACATATTTGGAGACGGACGGGGTTTGATAGAGAGTAACGATATCTACGGTAACGCCTTGGCGGGAATCCAGATCAGAACCAACAGCTGCCCCATTGTACGGCACAACAAGATCCACGACGGACAGCACGGGGGCATCTACGTG cACGAGAAAGGCCAGGGGGTGATCGAGGAGAACGAGGTTTACAGCAACACACTGGCCGGAGTCTGGGTGACCACAGGCAGCACTCCCGTCCTCCGCAAGAACCGCATTCACAGTGGCAAACAG GTTGGTGTATATTTCTATGACAACGGGCATGGCGTGTTGGAAGACAATGACATCTACAATCACATGTACTCTGGTGTACAAATAAG GACGGGGAGCAACCCAAAGATCAGGCGCAACAAGATATGGGGAGGCCAGAATGGAGGGATTCTAGTCTACAACTCAG GTCTGGGCTTCATCGAGGACAATGAGATCTTTGACAATGCCATGGCCGGTGTGTGGATCAAAACCGACAGCAACCCCACGCTGAGACGAAATAAGATTCACGACGGCAGAGACGGAGGCATCTGCATCTTCAACGGAGGCAGAG GTCTGCTGGAGGAGAACGACATCTTCAGGAACGCTCAGGCCGGCGTGCTGATCAGCACTAACAGCCATCCAATACTCCGCAAGAACCGCATTTTTGACGGCTTTGCTGCAG gtATTGAAATCACTAACCACGCCACAGCCACCCTGGAGGGCAACCAGATCTTCAACAATCGCTTCGGAGGGCTGTTTCTCGCCTCGGGGGTCAACGTCACCATGAAAG ATAATAAGATTCTGAATAACCAGGATGCCATTGAGAAGGCTGTGAGCAGAGGACAGTGTCTCTATAAGATCTCCAGCTACACCAGTTACCCCATGCACGACTTCTACAG GTGTCACACCTGTAATACAACAGATAGGAACGCCATCTGTgttaactgcattaaaaaaTGCCACCAAGGGCACGACGTAGAGTTTATACGGCACGATCG gtttttctgtgactgCGGAGCAGGAACGTTGTCCAACCCGTGCACGCTGGCCGGAGAGCCCACACACGACACAGACACTCTGTATGACTCAGCGCCGCCCATCGAGTCCAACACGCTGCAACATAACTGA
- the fbxo11b gene encoding F-box only protein 11 isoform X2, with amino-acid sequence MNSVRATNRRPRRVSRPRPVQPERNNGDRDEEAPAAAAAEMAIEESGPGAQNSPYQLRRKTLLPKRTAAASATASACPSKGPMEGASTSSTEAFGHRAKRARVSGKSHDLPAPAEQYLQQKLPDEVVLKIFSYLLEQDLCQAACVCKRFSQLANDPILWKRLYMEVFEYTRPMMHPEPGRFYQVSPEEHEHPNPWKESFQQLYKGAHVKPGFAEHFYSNPGRYKGRENMLYYDTIEDALGGVQEAHFDGLIFVHSGIYTDEWIYIESPITMIGAAPGKVADKVVIENTRDSTFVFMEGSEDAYVGYMTIKFNPDDKSAQHHNAHHCLEITVNCSPNIDHCIIRSTCTVGSAVCVSGQGACPTIKHCNISDCENVGLYITDHAQGIYEDNEISNNALAGIWVKNHGNPIIRRNHIHHGRDVGVFTFDHGMGYFENCNIHRNRIAGFEVKAYANPTVVRCEIHHGQTGGIYVHEKGRGQFIENKIYANNFAGVWITSNSDPTIRGNAIFNGNQGGVYIFGDGRGLIESNDIYGNALAGIQIRTNSCPIVRHNKIHDGQHGGIYVHEKGQGVIEENEVYSNTLAGVWVTTGSTPVLRKNRIHSGKQVGVYFYDNGHGVLEDNDIYNHMYSGVQIRTGSNPKIRRNKIWGGQNGGILVYNSGLGFIEDNEIFDNAMAGVWIKTDSNPTLRRNKIHDGRDGGICIFNGGRGLLEENDIFRNAQAGVLISTNSHPILRKNRIFDGFAAGIEITNHATATLEGNQIFNNRFGGLFLASGVNVTMKDNKILNNQDAIEKAVSRGQCLYKISSYTSYPMHDFYRCHTCNTTDRNAICVNCIKKCHQGHDVEFIRHDRFFCDCGAGTLSNPCTLAGEPTHDTDTLYDSAPPIESNTLQHN; translated from the exons ATGAACTCCGTCAGAGCCACCAACAGGAGACCCAGGCGAGTGTCGAGGCCGCGCCCGGTGCAGCCCGAACGGAACAACGGGGATAGAG ATGAGGAGGCTCctgcagcagccgcagcagaGATGGCTATTGAGGAGTCCGGCCCAGGAGCTCAAAACAGTCCCTACCAGCTTCGACGCAAGACCCTGCTTCCCAAGAGAACCGCCGCTGCCTCTGCCACCGCCTCTGCCTGCCCCAGCAAGGGCCCAATGGAG GGAGCTTCCACTTCATCAACAGAAGCCTTTGGCCATCGAGCCAAGCGGGCACGAGTGTCCGGTAAGAGCCACGACCTGCCAG CCCCAGCAGAGCAATATCTGCAACAGAAGCTTCCAGATGAGGTTGTTTTGAAGATCTTCTCCTACTTACTGGAGCAGGACCTTTGTCAGGCAGCTTGTGTTTGCAAGAGATTCAGCCAGCTAGCCAACGACCCTATCCTCTG GAAGCGTCTATACATGGAAGTGTTTGAGTACACGCGTCCCATGATGCACCCTGAGCCGGGCAGGTTCTACCAAGTCAGCCCAGAGGAGCATGAACACCCAAACCCCTGGAAGGAGAGCTTTCAACAGCTG TACAAAGGTGCCCATGTAAAACCAGGCTTTGCCgaacatttttacagtaaccCCGGCAGATACAAAGGCAGGGAGAATATGCTG TATTATGACACCATTGAAGATGCGCTGGGTGGGGTGCAAGAAGCCCACTTTGACGGTCTAATCTTTGTCCACTCTGGCATCTATACTGACGAGTGGATTTATATAGAGTCCCCCATCACCATGATTGGTGCAG CTCCTGGTAAAGTAGCTGATAAGGTGGTGATTGAGAATACTAGAGACTCAACATTTGTCTTCATGGAGGGCTCAGAGGACGCCTACGTGGGATACATGACCATCAAG TTTAATCCTGATGATAAGTCAGCACAGCACCATAACGCCCACCACTGTCTGGAGATCACAGTCAACTGCAGCCCGAACATCGACCACTGCATCATCCGCTCCACAtgcacag tgggttcagctgtgtgtgtgagcggcCAGGGAGCGTGCCCAACCATCAAACACTGCAACATCAGCGACTGTGAGAACGTAGGACTGTACATTACAGACCATGCACAg GGCATTTATGAAGACAATGAAATCAGCAACAACGCGCTAGCGGGAATTTGGGTGAAAAACCACGGCAACCCCATCATTAGACGTAACCACATCCACCACGGGCGAGATGTCGGAGTATTCACTTTCGATCACGGCATG ggttACTTTGAAAATTGTAACATCCATAGAAACCGTATAGCAGGTTTTGAGGTGAAGGCCTACGCCAACCCCACAGTGGTGCGTTGTGAGATCCACCACGGCCAGACGGGAGGCATCTACGTCCACGAGAAGGGGCGGGGGCAGTTTATAGAGAACAAAATCTATGCCAATAACTTCGCCGGCGTGTGGATCACATCCAACAGTGACCCGACGATACG GGGAAACGCTATATTCAACGGTAACCAAGGAGGGGTGTACATATTTGGAGACGGACGGGGTTTGATAGAGAGTAACGATATCTACGGTAACGCCTTGGCGGGAATCCAGATCAGAACCAACAGCTGCCCCATTGTACGGCACAACAAGATCCACGACGGACAGCACGGGGGCATCTACGTG cACGAGAAAGGCCAGGGGGTGATCGAGGAGAACGAGGTTTACAGCAACACACTGGCCGGAGTCTGGGTGACCACAGGCAGCACTCCCGTCCTCCGCAAGAACCGCATTCACAGTGGCAAACAG GTTGGTGTATATTTCTATGACAACGGGCATGGCGTGTTGGAAGACAATGACATCTACAATCACATGTACTCTGGTGTACAAATAAG GACGGGGAGCAACCCAAAGATCAGGCGCAACAAGATATGGGGAGGCCAGAATGGAGGGATTCTAGTCTACAACTCAG GTCTGGGCTTCATCGAGGACAATGAGATCTTTGACAATGCCATGGCCGGTGTGTGGATCAAAACCGACAGCAACCCCACGCTGAGACGAAATAAGATTCACGACGGCAGAGACGGAGGCATCTGCATCTTCAACGGAGGCAGAG GTCTGCTGGAGGAGAACGACATCTTCAGGAACGCTCAGGCCGGCGTGCTGATCAGCACTAACAGCCATCCAATACTCCGCAAGAACCGCATTTTTGACGGCTTTGCTGCAG gtATTGAAATCACTAACCACGCCACAGCCACCCTGGAGGGCAACCAGATCTTCAACAATCGCTTCGGAGGGCTGTTTCTCGCCTCGGGGGTCAACGTCACCATGAAAG ATAATAAGATTCTGAATAACCAGGATGCCATTGAGAAGGCTGTGAGCAGAGGACAGTGTCTCTATAAGATCTCCAGCTACACCAGTTACCCCATGCACGACTTCTACAG GTGTCACACCTGTAATACAACAGATAGGAACGCCATCTGTgttaactgcattaaaaaaTGCCACCAAGGGCACGACGTAGAGTTTATACGGCACGATCG gtttttctgtgactgCGGAGCAGGAACGTTGTCCAACCCGTGCACGCTGGCCGGAGAGCCCACACACGACACAGACACTCTGTATGACTCAGCGCCGCCCATCGAGTCCAACACGCTGCAACATAACTGA
- the fbxo11b gene encoding F-box only protein 11 isoform X1, with product MNSVRATNRRPRRVSRPRPVQPERNNGDRDEEAPAAAAAEMAIEESGPGAQNSPYQLRRKTLLPKRTAAASATASACPSKGPMEGASTSSTEAFGHRAKRARVSGKSHDLPAAPAEQYLQQKLPDEVVLKIFSYLLEQDLCQAACVCKRFSQLANDPILWKRLYMEVFEYTRPMMHPEPGRFYQVSPEEHEHPNPWKESFQQLYKGAHVKPGFAEHFYSNPGRYKGRENMLYYDTIEDALGGVQEAHFDGLIFVHSGIYTDEWIYIESPITMIGAAPGKVADKVVIENTRDSTFVFMEGSEDAYVGYMTIKFNPDDKSAQHHNAHHCLEITVNCSPNIDHCIIRSTCTVGSAVCVSGQGACPTIKHCNISDCENVGLYITDHAQGIYEDNEISNNALAGIWVKNHGNPIIRRNHIHHGRDVGVFTFDHGMGYFENCNIHRNRIAGFEVKAYANPTVVRCEIHHGQTGGIYVHEKGRGQFIENKIYANNFAGVWITSNSDPTIRGNAIFNGNQGGVYIFGDGRGLIESNDIYGNALAGIQIRTNSCPIVRHNKIHDGQHGGIYVHEKGQGVIEENEVYSNTLAGVWVTTGSTPVLRKNRIHSGKQVGVYFYDNGHGVLEDNDIYNHMYSGVQIRTGSNPKIRRNKIWGGQNGGILVYNSGLGFIEDNEIFDNAMAGVWIKTDSNPTLRRNKIHDGRDGGICIFNGGRGLLEENDIFRNAQAGVLISTNSHPILRKNRIFDGFAAGIEITNHATATLEGNQIFNNRFGGLFLASGVNVTMKDNKILNNQDAIEKAVSRGQCLYKISSYTSYPMHDFYRCHTCNTTDRNAICVNCIKKCHQGHDVEFIRHDRFFCDCGAGTLSNPCTLAGEPTHDTDTLYDSAPPIESNTLQHN from the exons ATGAACTCCGTCAGAGCCACCAACAGGAGACCCAGGCGAGTGTCGAGGCCGCGCCCGGTGCAGCCCGAACGGAACAACGGGGATAGAG ATGAGGAGGCTCctgcagcagccgcagcagaGATGGCTATTGAGGAGTCCGGCCCAGGAGCTCAAAACAGTCCCTACCAGCTTCGACGCAAGACCCTGCTTCCCAAGAGAACCGCCGCTGCCTCTGCCACCGCCTCTGCCTGCCCCAGCAAGGGCCCAATGGAG GGAGCTTCCACTTCATCAACAGAAGCCTTTGGCCATCGAGCCAAGCGGGCACGAGTGTCCGGTAAGAGCCACGACCTGCCAG CAGCCCCAGCAGAGCAATATCTGCAACAGAAGCTTCCAGATGAGGTTGTTTTGAAGATCTTCTCCTACTTACTGGAGCAGGACCTTTGTCAGGCAGCTTGTGTTTGCAAGAGATTCAGCCAGCTAGCCAACGACCCTATCCTCTG GAAGCGTCTATACATGGAAGTGTTTGAGTACACGCGTCCCATGATGCACCCTGAGCCGGGCAGGTTCTACCAAGTCAGCCCAGAGGAGCATGAACACCCAAACCCCTGGAAGGAGAGCTTTCAACAGCTG TACAAAGGTGCCCATGTAAAACCAGGCTTTGCCgaacatttttacagtaaccCCGGCAGATACAAAGGCAGGGAGAATATGCTG TATTATGACACCATTGAAGATGCGCTGGGTGGGGTGCAAGAAGCCCACTTTGACGGTCTAATCTTTGTCCACTCTGGCATCTATACTGACGAGTGGATTTATATAGAGTCCCCCATCACCATGATTGGTGCAG CTCCTGGTAAAGTAGCTGATAAGGTGGTGATTGAGAATACTAGAGACTCAACATTTGTCTTCATGGAGGGCTCAGAGGACGCCTACGTGGGATACATGACCATCAAG TTTAATCCTGATGATAAGTCAGCACAGCACCATAACGCCCACCACTGTCTGGAGATCACAGTCAACTGCAGCCCGAACATCGACCACTGCATCATCCGCTCCACAtgcacag tgggttcagctgtgtgtgtgagcggcCAGGGAGCGTGCCCAACCATCAAACACTGCAACATCAGCGACTGTGAGAACGTAGGACTGTACATTACAGACCATGCACAg GGCATTTATGAAGACAATGAAATCAGCAACAACGCGCTAGCGGGAATTTGGGTGAAAAACCACGGCAACCCCATCATTAGACGTAACCACATCCACCACGGGCGAGATGTCGGAGTATTCACTTTCGATCACGGCATG ggttACTTTGAAAATTGTAACATCCATAGAAACCGTATAGCAGGTTTTGAGGTGAAGGCCTACGCCAACCCCACAGTGGTGCGTTGTGAGATCCACCACGGCCAGACGGGAGGCATCTACGTCCACGAGAAGGGGCGGGGGCAGTTTATAGAGAACAAAATCTATGCCAATAACTTCGCCGGCGTGTGGATCACATCCAACAGTGACCCGACGATACG GGGAAACGCTATATTCAACGGTAACCAAGGAGGGGTGTACATATTTGGAGACGGACGGGGTTTGATAGAGAGTAACGATATCTACGGTAACGCCTTGGCGGGAATCCAGATCAGAACCAACAGCTGCCCCATTGTACGGCACAACAAGATCCACGACGGACAGCACGGGGGCATCTACGTG cACGAGAAAGGCCAGGGGGTGATCGAGGAGAACGAGGTTTACAGCAACACACTGGCCGGAGTCTGGGTGACCACAGGCAGCACTCCCGTCCTCCGCAAGAACCGCATTCACAGTGGCAAACAG GTTGGTGTATATTTCTATGACAACGGGCATGGCGTGTTGGAAGACAATGACATCTACAATCACATGTACTCTGGTGTACAAATAAG GACGGGGAGCAACCCAAAGATCAGGCGCAACAAGATATGGGGAGGCCAGAATGGAGGGATTCTAGTCTACAACTCAG GTCTGGGCTTCATCGAGGACAATGAGATCTTTGACAATGCCATGGCCGGTGTGTGGATCAAAACCGACAGCAACCCCACGCTGAGACGAAATAAGATTCACGACGGCAGAGACGGAGGCATCTGCATCTTCAACGGAGGCAGAG GTCTGCTGGAGGAGAACGACATCTTCAGGAACGCTCAGGCCGGCGTGCTGATCAGCACTAACAGCCATCCAATACTCCGCAAGAACCGCATTTTTGACGGCTTTGCTGCAG gtATTGAAATCACTAACCACGCCACAGCCACCCTGGAGGGCAACCAGATCTTCAACAATCGCTTCGGAGGGCTGTTTCTCGCCTCGGGGGTCAACGTCACCATGAAAG ATAATAAGATTCTGAATAACCAGGATGCCATTGAGAAGGCTGTGAGCAGAGGACAGTGTCTCTATAAGATCTCCAGCTACACCAGTTACCCCATGCACGACTTCTACAG GTGTCACACCTGTAATACAACAGATAGGAACGCCATCTGTgttaactgcattaaaaaaTGCCACCAAGGGCACGACGTAGAGTTTATACGGCACGATCG gtttttctgtgactgCGGAGCAGGAACGTTGTCCAACCCGTGCACGCTGGCCGGAGAGCCCACACACGACACAGACACTCTGTATGACTCAGCGCCGCCCATCGAGTCCAACACGCTGCAACATAACTGA
- the fbxo11b gene encoding F-box only protein 11 isoform X4: MNSVRATNRRPRRVSRPRPVQPERNNGDRDEEAPAAAAAEMAIEESGPGAQNSPYQLRRKTLLPKRTAAASATASACPSKGPMEGASTSSTEAFGHRAKRARVSAPAEQYLQQKLPDEVVLKIFSYLLEQDLCQAACVCKRFSQLANDPILWKRLYMEVFEYTRPMMHPEPGRFYQVSPEEHEHPNPWKESFQQLYKGAHVKPGFAEHFYSNPGRYKGRENMLYYDTIEDALGGVQEAHFDGLIFVHSGIYTDEWIYIESPITMIGAAPGKVADKVVIENTRDSTFVFMEGSEDAYVGYMTIKFNPDDKSAQHHNAHHCLEITVNCSPNIDHCIIRSTCTVGSAVCVSGQGACPTIKHCNISDCENVGLYITDHAQGIYEDNEISNNALAGIWVKNHGNPIIRRNHIHHGRDVGVFTFDHGMGYFENCNIHRNRIAGFEVKAYANPTVVRCEIHHGQTGGIYVHEKGRGQFIENKIYANNFAGVWITSNSDPTIRGNAIFNGNQGGVYIFGDGRGLIESNDIYGNALAGIQIRTNSCPIVRHNKIHDGQHGGIYVHEKGQGVIEENEVYSNTLAGVWVTTGSTPVLRKNRIHSGKQVGVYFYDNGHGVLEDNDIYNHMYSGVQIRTGSNPKIRRNKIWGGQNGGILVYNSGLGFIEDNEIFDNAMAGVWIKTDSNPTLRRNKIHDGRDGGICIFNGGRGLLEENDIFRNAQAGVLISTNSHPILRKNRIFDGFAAGIEITNHATATLEGNQIFNNRFGGLFLASGVNVTMKDNKILNNQDAIEKAVSRGQCLYKISSYTSYPMHDFYRCHTCNTTDRNAICVNCIKKCHQGHDVEFIRHDRFFCDCGAGTLSNPCTLAGEPTHDTDTLYDSAPPIESNTLQHN; encoded by the exons ATGAACTCCGTCAGAGCCACCAACAGGAGACCCAGGCGAGTGTCGAGGCCGCGCCCGGTGCAGCCCGAACGGAACAACGGGGATAGAG ATGAGGAGGCTCctgcagcagccgcagcagaGATGGCTATTGAGGAGTCCGGCCCAGGAGCTCAAAACAGTCCCTACCAGCTTCGACGCAAGACCCTGCTTCCCAAGAGAACCGCCGCTGCCTCTGCCACCGCCTCTGCCTGCCCCAGCAAGGGCCCAATGGAG GGAGCTTCCACTTCATCAACAGAAGCCTTTGGCCATCGAGCCAAGCGGGCACGAGTGTCCG CCCCAGCAGAGCAATATCTGCAACAGAAGCTTCCAGATGAGGTTGTTTTGAAGATCTTCTCCTACTTACTGGAGCAGGACCTTTGTCAGGCAGCTTGTGTTTGCAAGAGATTCAGCCAGCTAGCCAACGACCCTATCCTCTG GAAGCGTCTATACATGGAAGTGTTTGAGTACACGCGTCCCATGATGCACCCTGAGCCGGGCAGGTTCTACCAAGTCAGCCCAGAGGAGCATGAACACCCAAACCCCTGGAAGGAGAGCTTTCAACAGCTG TACAAAGGTGCCCATGTAAAACCAGGCTTTGCCgaacatttttacagtaaccCCGGCAGATACAAAGGCAGGGAGAATATGCTG TATTATGACACCATTGAAGATGCGCTGGGTGGGGTGCAAGAAGCCCACTTTGACGGTCTAATCTTTGTCCACTCTGGCATCTATACTGACGAGTGGATTTATATAGAGTCCCCCATCACCATGATTGGTGCAG CTCCTGGTAAAGTAGCTGATAAGGTGGTGATTGAGAATACTAGAGACTCAACATTTGTCTTCATGGAGGGCTCAGAGGACGCCTACGTGGGATACATGACCATCAAG TTTAATCCTGATGATAAGTCAGCACAGCACCATAACGCCCACCACTGTCTGGAGATCACAGTCAACTGCAGCCCGAACATCGACCACTGCATCATCCGCTCCACAtgcacag tgggttcagctgtgtgtgtgagcggcCAGGGAGCGTGCCCAACCATCAAACACTGCAACATCAGCGACTGTGAGAACGTAGGACTGTACATTACAGACCATGCACAg GGCATTTATGAAGACAATGAAATCAGCAACAACGCGCTAGCGGGAATTTGGGTGAAAAACCACGGCAACCCCATCATTAGACGTAACCACATCCACCACGGGCGAGATGTCGGAGTATTCACTTTCGATCACGGCATG ggttACTTTGAAAATTGTAACATCCATAGAAACCGTATAGCAGGTTTTGAGGTGAAGGCCTACGCCAACCCCACAGTGGTGCGTTGTGAGATCCACCACGGCCAGACGGGAGGCATCTACGTCCACGAGAAGGGGCGGGGGCAGTTTATAGAGAACAAAATCTATGCCAATAACTTCGCCGGCGTGTGGATCACATCCAACAGTGACCCGACGATACG GGGAAACGCTATATTCAACGGTAACCAAGGAGGGGTGTACATATTTGGAGACGGACGGGGTTTGATAGAGAGTAACGATATCTACGGTAACGCCTTGGCGGGAATCCAGATCAGAACCAACAGCTGCCCCATTGTACGGCACAACAAGATCCACGACGGACAGCACGGGGGCATCTACGTG cACGAGAAAGGCCAGGGGGTGATCGAGGAGAACGAGGTTTACAGCAACACACTGGCCGGAGTCTGGGTGACCACAGGCAGCACTCCCGTCCTCCGCAAGAACCGCATTCACAGTGGCAAACAG GTTGGTGTATATTTCTATGACAACGGGCATGGCGTGTTGGAAGACAATGACATCTACAATCACATGTACTCTGGTGTACAAATAAG GACGGGGAGCAACCCAAAGATCAGGCGCAACAAGATATGGGGAGGCCAGAATGGAGGGATTCTAGTCTACAACTCAG GTCTGGGCTTCATCGAGGACAATGAGATCTTTGACAATGCCATGGCCGGTGTGTGGATCAAAACCGACAGCAACCCCACGCTGAGACGAAATAAGATTCACGACGGCAGAGACGGAGGCATCTGCATCTTCAACGGAGGCAGAG GTCTGCTGGAGGAGAACGACATCTTCAGGAACGCTCAGGCCGGCGTGCTGATCAGCACTAACAGCCATCCAATACTCCGCAAGAACCGCATTTTTGACGGCTTTGCTGCAG gtATTGAAATCACTAACCACGCCACAGCCACCCTGGAGGGCAACCAGATCTTCAACAATCGCTTCGGAGGGCTGTTTCTCGCCTCGGGGGTCAACGTCACCATGAAAG ATAATAAGATTCTGAATAACCAGGATGCCATTGAGAAGGCTGTGAGCAGAGGACAGTGTCTCTATAAGATCTCCAGCTACACCAGTTACCCCATGCACGACTTCTACAG GTGTCACACCTGTAATACAACAGATAGGAACGCCATCTGTgttaactgcattaaaaaaTGCCACCAAGGGCACGACGTAGAGTTTATACGGCACGATCG gtttttctgtgactgCGGAGCAGGAACGTTGTCCAACCCGTGCACGCTGGCCGGAGAGCCCACACACGACACAGACACTCTGTATGACTCAGCGCCGCCCATCGAGTCCAACACGCTGCAACATAACTGA